In Streptomyces sp. NBC_01707, a genomic segment contains:
- a CDS encoding cytochrome P450, translating into MSQQPVLLPYADPAFVSDPFPLFRQLREEGPVRRAVIAGGLEAWLVTRYDDGLAALADPRLSSDVRDASDPRLLRQLPVTERESMISNMLRSDPPDHTRLRRLVSKAFTARRVAELRPRIQEISDRLLDAVAPAGRAELVADFALPLPVTVISELLGVPVEDRHDFQRWTDDMLLRGAELPDPALVDESWQRMHSYLTKLLETKRARPGDDLLGALITAKDEEQQLNEDELIAMSFLLLVAGYITTVNLIGGGIAALLANPRQLGMLRDDPELLPGAIEEFLRYDGPVNPGIARFAREDVEIAGVNIPCGATVLIASAIADRDPARFADPDRLDITRRDTAHLAFGHGIHYCLGAPLARLEGQIAIGTALRRLPDLALAVPPGELRWRPGGLRGPERLPVTFASGGAG; encoded by the coding sequence ATGAGCCAGCAGCCGGTCCTTCTGCCCTACGCCGACCCGGCCTTCGTCTCGGATCCCTTCCCGCTCTTCCGGCAGTTGCGCGAGGAGGGGCCGGTACGCCGCGCCGTGATCGCCGGCGGTCTGGAGGCGTGGCTGGTCACGCGGTACGACGACGGTCTCGCGGCCTTGGCGGACCCCCGGTTGAGCAGCGACGTCCGCGACGCCTCGGATCCCCGGTTGCTGCGACAGCTGCCCGTGACGGAACGGGAGTCGATGATCAGCAACATGCTCCGCTCCGACCCGCCCGACCACACCCGCCTGCGCCGTCTGGTCTCCAAGGCGTTCACGGCGCGCCGGGTGGCCGAGCTGCGGCCACGTATCCAGGAGATCAGCGACCGGCTGCTCGACGCGGTCGCGCCGGCCGGCCGGGCCGAACTAGTCGCGGACTTCGCGCTTCCGCTGCCGGTCACCGTGATCAGCGAACTGCTCGGCGTGCCCGTGGAGGACCGGCACGACTTCCAGCGGTGGACGGACGACATGCTCCTGCGAGGGGCGGAACTTCCGGACCCGGCACTCGTGGACGAATCATGGCAGCGGATGCACTCGTACCTGACCAAGCTCCTGGAGACCAAACGGGCCCGGCCCGGGGATGATCTGCTCGGCGCGCTGATCACCGCCAAGGACGAGGAGCAGCAGCTGAACGAGGACGAGCTGATCGCCATGTCCTTCCTGCTGCTGGTGGCGGGATACATCACGACCGTCAACCTGATCGGCGGCGGCATCGCGGCGCTGCTGGCCAACCCCCGTCAGCTCGGGATGCTGCGGGACGATCCGGAGCTGCTGCCGGGCGCGATCGAGGAGTTCCTGCGCTACGACGGACCGGTCAACCCCGGCATCGCCCGGTTCGCGCGCGAGGACGTCGAGATCGCGGGCGTGAACATCCCGTGCGGCGCGACCGTGCTGATCGCCTCCGCCATCGCGGACCGCGACCCGGCGCGGTTCGCCGATCCGGACCGGCTGGACATCACCCGACGGGACACCGCCCACCTTGCGTTCGGGCACGGCATCCACTACTGCCTGGGGGCGCCGCTGGCCAGACTGGAGGGTCAGATCGCCATCGGAACCGCCCTGCGCCGCCTCCCGGACCTCGCGCTTGCCGTGCCGCCGGGCGAGCTGCGCTGGCGGCCGGGCGGGCTGCGGGGCCCCGAGCGTCTGCCTGTCACCTTCGCCTCCGGTGGCGCCGGCTGA
- a CDS encoding NAD(P)/FAD-dependent oxidoreductase, translated as MAADAFLAWLRREGRIVIVGASLAGLRAAETLRDEGFEGSLTMIGDEPYEPYDRPPLSKSVLLGKASPAHTELPRRRSVEAKWRLGVAATGLDMAAKRVLLADGDEVEYDRLLIATGVRARPWPRPAEAELDGVFVLRTRDDAAGLQRRLMASPRRVFVIGAGFTGSEIASACRARDLPVTVAERADAPLVGALGGVVGAVAAELHRENGVDLRTGVMVTGLEGDSVGRVRAAHLSDGSTVETDVVVVSLGATRNTEWLAGSGLGAGPRGIACDAGCRAFDYRGIVTDDIFVAGDVARSPHPLFGYQFLSLEHWGNAVTQSEVAAHNMISSSTDRRPHMWVPAFWSSQFGVNIKSVGVPSMGEEILIAQGSLAERRFTGAYGYQGRVIGAVTFDNSRWLQFYQGLIETAAPFPPAFLTVDRRPEGRQPVPADFPDPSLPTHGPTVTLSGYSPADRRLVFKPAHS; from the coding sequence ATGGCCGCTGACGCATTCCTGGCGTGGCTCAGGCGCGAGGGCCGGATCGTGATCGTGGGTGCCTCGCTGGCCGGCCTGCGGGCGGCCGAGACGCTCCGCGACGAGGGCTTCGAGGGGTCGCTCACCATGATCGGTGACGAGCCGTACGAGCCGTACGACCGGCCGCCGCTCTCCAAGTCTGTGCTGCTGGGCAAGGCGTCGCCGGCCCATACCGAGCTGCCCCGGCGCCGATCGGTGGAAGCGAAGTGGCGGCTCGGTGTCGCGGCGACCGGGCTGGACATGGCGGCCAAGCGGGTGCTGCTGGCCGACGGCGACGAGGTGGAGTACGACCGGCTGCTCATCGCGACCGGTGTACGGGCCAGGCCGTGGCCGCGCCCGGCGGAGGCCGAGCTGGACGGCGTCTTCGTCCTTCGGACGCGCGACGACGCGGCCGGACTGCAGCGCCGGCTGATGGCCTCGCCCCGCAGGGTGTTCGTGATCGGCGCCGGCTTCACCGGCTCGGAGATCGCGTCCGCCTGCCGCGCGCGTGACCTCCCGGTCACGGTGGCGGAGCGCGCCGACGCGCCCCTGGTGGGTGCGCTGGGAGGGGTGGTCGGTGCGGTCGCCGCGGAGCTGCACCGCGAGAACGGGGTGGACCTGCGCACCGGCGTCATGGTCACCGGCCTCGAAGGCGACTCGGTGGGGCGGGTGCGCGCCGCTCATCTGTCCGACGGCAGCACCGTCGAGACGGACGTGGTGGTCGTCTCGCTCGGCGCGACCCGCAACACCGAATGGCTGGCCGGATCCGGACTCGGCGCGGGACCCCGCGGGATCGCCTGCGACGCGGGATGCCGGGCCTTCGACTACCGGGGCATCGTGACCGACGACATCTTCGTCGCCGGAGATGTGGCCCGGTCCCCACATCCGCTCTTCGGCTATCAGTTCCTCTCCCTCGAACACTGGGGCAACGCCGTCACGCAGTCCGAGGTGGCGGCGCACAACATGATCAGCTCCAGCACGGACCGCCGTCCGCACATGTGGGTACCGGCCTTCTGGTCGTCCCAGTTCGGGGTGAACATCAAGTCGGTCGGAGTCCCGTCCATGGGCGAGGAGATCCTCATCGCGCAGGGGTCGCTCGCCGAGCGCCGCTTCACCGGTGCGTACGGCTATCAGGGCCGCGTCATCGGTGCGGTCACCTTCGACAACTCACGATGGCTGCAGTTCTACCAGGGGCTGATCGAGACGGCCGCGCCGTTCCCGCCGGCGTTCCTCACCGTGGACCGCCGGCCCGAGGGCCGGCAACCCGTCCCGGCCGACTTCCCGGACCCCTCGCTGCCCACCCACGGGCCGACCGTCACCCTCAGCGGCTACTCGCCCGCCGACCGACGTCTGGTCTTCAAGCCGGCCCACTCCTGA
- a CDS encoding ATP-binding cassette domain-containing protein produces the protein MIEAHCLTKRYGSKTAVEDVSFTVRPGIVTGFLGPNGAGKSTTMRLILGLDAPTAGYATVNGRPYAHHAAPLHEVGAMLEARATHTGRTAYHHLLALAATTGIPRRRVNEVIDLVGLREVADKRAGGFSLGMGQRLGIASALLGDPATVILDEPVNGLDPEGIRWIRNLLKGLAGEGRTVFVSSHLMSEMAVTAEHLVVIGRGRLIADTSVEEFTRSAARTVVRVRCPDIDRLKGLLAGPDVTLTTCGPYTLDVVGLTTDQIGFTAADHGLTLLELSPQRVSLEEAFMELTRDAVEYRSTTPGETVAARSAS, from the coding sequence ATGATCGAAGCCCACTGCCTTACCAAGAGGTACGGCAGCAAGACAGCCGTCGAGGATGTGTCCTTCACGGTCCGCCCCGGCATCGTGACGGGGTTCCTCGGCCCCAACGGGGCCGGGAAATCCACCACCATGCGGCTGATCCTCGGCCTGGACGCCCCTACCGCCGGATATGCCACCGTCAACGGCCGCCCTTACGCGCACCACGCAGCGCCGTTGCACGAGGTCGGGGCGATGCTGGAGGCCCGCGCGACCCACACCGGCCGTACCGCCTACCACCACCTGCTGGCCCTGGCCGCCACCACCGGCATCCCCCGACGGCGCGTGAACGAGGTCATCGACCTCGTCGGCCTGCGCGAGGTCGCCGACAAGAGGGCCGGCGGTTTCTCTCTGGGCATGGGCCAGCGCCTCGGTATCGCCAGCGCGCTGCTCGGTGACCCCGCCACTGTCATTCTCGACGAGCCGGTCAACGGCCTCGATCCGGAGGGTATCCGGTGGATCCGGAATCTTCTCAAGGGCCTGGCGGGGGAGGGGCGAACGGTGTTCGTCTCGTCGCATCTGATGAGTGAGATGGCGGTCACCGCCGAACATCTTGTCGTCATCGGCCGCGGCCGGCTCATCGCCGACACCTCGGTCGAGGAATTCACCCGTAGCGCGGCCCGCACCGTGGTGCGCGTGCGCTGCCCGGACATCGACCGCTTGAAAGGTCTGCTGGCGGGGCCGGACGTCACCCTTACCACCTGTGGGCCGTACACCTTGGATGTAGTGGGCCTGACGACCGACCAGATCGGCTTCACGGCCGCCGACCACGGGCTCACCCTGCTCGAACTCTCTCCCCAGCGGGTCTCCCTGGAGGAGGCATTCATGGAACTGACCCGGGACGCGGTCGAGTACCGCTCCACCACCCCCGGCGAAACGGTCGCAGCAAGGAGCGCGTCATGA
- a CDS encoding sensor histidine kinase gives MAVINGWRREARARPGAVDALLAAVLFALSGLASAVVPDEHRIAFRWPGVVLAAIGCAALMWRRRHPFGVLAVAVGCGVAFQVLGFRESPLVSSPVVVSLYTVAVRTDRRTTWTTAAATAAVLVGTALLFTPGSWLEPEKAVMLAWTALAAAIGDAVRSRHAYVAAVEERAEHAERTREQEAQQRVAAERVRIARELHDVVAHHIALINAQAGVAVHLAERQPEQTLAALETIRDTSRSALDELRATVGLLRQTDDPAAPRDPMPGLTQLPDLLASFEGAGLAVRHSQRGVSEPLAPAVDLAAYRIVQEALTNVHKHAGADHARLFLHYRPEWLTITVEDDGCVGPHHHRPRQGTGHGLIGMRERAAIVGGTLYAGARPQGGFAVTADLPLRAGTATVGPAGDGPSRRDGYDDPRTAGR, from the coding sequence ATGGCAGTGATCAACGGTTGGAGGAGGGAAGCACGAGCCCGGCCCGGCGCGGTGGACGCGCTGCTGGCGGCCGTGCTGTTCGCGCTGTCGGGACTGGCTTCTGCCGTGGTGCCGGACGAGCACCGGATTGCGTTCCGGTGGCCGGGCGTGGTGCTGGCGGCGATCGGCTGCGCGGCGTTGATGTGGCGACGTCGCCACCCGTTCGGCGTACTGGCTGTCGCGGTCGGCTGCGGCGTGGCGTTTCAGGTGCTCGGATTCCGGGAGAGTCCGCTGGTGTCCAGCCCGGTCGTGGTGTCCCTCTACACCGTTGCCGTGCGGACCGACCGGCGCACCACCTGGACCACGGCGGCGGCCACGGCTGCCGTCCTGGTGGGCACGGCCCTGTTGTTCACCCCCGGATCGTGGCTTGAGCCGGAGAAGGCGGTGATGCTGGCGTGGACGGCTCTGGCTGCCGCCATCGGCGACGCGGTGCGGTCACGCCACGCCTATGTGGCGGCCGTGGAGGAACGGGCCGAGCACGCGGAGCGGACCCGTGAGCAGGAGGCACAACAGCGGGTGGCGGCCGAACGGGTCCGGATCGCGCGCGAACTGCACGACGTCGTCGCGCACCACATCGCCCTGATCAATGCTCAGGCGGGTGTCGCCGTCCATCTCGCGGAGCGGCAGCCGGAGCAGACACTCGCCGCCCTGGAGACCATCCGGGACACCAGCCGGTCGGCACTGGACGAACTGCGGGCGACCGTAGGTCTGTTGCGGCAGACCGACGATCCGGCGGCGCCACGCGATCCGATGCCGGGTCTGACACAGCTGCCGGACCTGCTCGCGTCGTTCGAAGGTGCCGGACTGGCTGTCAGGCACAGCCAGCGCGGTGTCAGCGAACCGCTGGCGCCGGCGGTGGACCTGGCCGCGTACCGCATCGTGCAGGAGGCCCTGACCAATGTGCACAAGCACGCCGGCGCGGACCACGCCCGATTGTTTCTGCATTACCGCCCCGAATGGCTGACGATCACCGTCGAGGACGACGGATGCGTCGGCCCGCACCACCACCGACCCCGCCAGGGGACCGGCCACGGGCTGATCGGGATGCGCGAGCGTGCGGCCATCGTCGGAGGCACGCTGTACGCGGGAGCCCGCCCGCAGGGCGGCTTCGCCGTGACTGCCGATCTGCCCCTGCGAGCCGGCACCGCAACGGTCGGTCCGGCAGGGGACGGACCGTCGAGGAGAGATGGGTATGACGACCCGCGTACTGCTGGCCGATGA
- a CDS encoding UDP-N-acetylmuramoyl-L-alanyl-D-glutamate--2,6-diaminopimelate ligase: MKLRELLAGHDHEVLLGDPDTRISAGTCFDAHRVSPGSLFIAVPGHREGGPEAVGSALARGAVAVLVDRAAPDLPAGVWASAGDACVVRVPDTRVAAAVVTSRYYGEPGRDMDMVAVTGTNGKTSVSYMVESVLRIAEGAKVGVIGTSGSRIGDELIPMPRSVLTTPESPDFQYLLGHMRDHDVGTVVLEATSMGLLNHRVDRAFIDVGVFTNLTQDHLDDHGTMENYRDAKLRLFQGLCRLAVVNADDSVGAGIKRIMPGPVTTYGIDAEADYRATDLIMNAFGTRFTLHHAGSKYPAAIPVPGRFSVANALAAVAACHLLGHDLAGLVAALDRMPPVPGRLERFETPHGSSVIVDYAHSPDALEKALSAIRDFAPGRVITVFGCGGDRDATKRAQMGEIAGTHSDLCVLTSDNPRNEDPEAIMDQITPGLVATGTPFERFADRRRAIAFALSAAGPEDIVLVAGKGSEPYQIVGEQLIPFSDMATVRELAAAQA, translated from the coding sequence ATGAAGTTGAGGGAGTTGCTGGCCGGTCACGATCACGAGGTCCTCCTCGGCGATCCGGATACGAGGATCAGCGCAGGGACCTGTTTCGACGCCCATCGCGTTTCACCGGGTTCGCTGTTCATCGCCGTGCCCGGTCATCGGGAAGGGGGTCCCGAGGCCGTCGGCTCGGCACTGGCACGCGGCGCCGTGGCGGTACTCGTCGACAGGGCGGCGCCCGATCTCCCGGCGGGAGTATGGGCATCGGCAGGCGATGCATGCGTCGTCCGCGTGCCGGACACCCGGGTGGCGGCGGCGGTCGTCACCTCGCGCTACTACGGCGAACCCGGTCGGGATATGGACATGGTGGCCGTGACCGGTACCAATGGGAAGACCTCGGTGTCGTACATGGTCGAGTCCGTCCTGAGGATCGCCGAAGGCGCGAAGGTGGGCGTGATCGGGACATCAGGCAGCCGCATCGGCGACGAACTGATCCCGATGCCGCGCTCAGTGCTGACCACACCGGAATCGCCGGACTTCCAGTACCTGTTGGGCCACATGCGCGACCACGACGTGGGCACGGTCGTCCTGGAGGCCACCTCGATGGGCCTGCTGAACCACCGGGTGGACCGTGCGTTCATCGACGTGGGGGTCTTCACCAACCTCACGCAGGACCACCTGGACGACCACGGCACCATGGAGAACTACCGCGATGCCAAGCTCCGCCTCTTCCAGGGGCTTTGCCGGCTCGCCGTGGTCAACGCCGACGACTCCGTGGGGGCCGGGATCAAGCGGATCATGCCGGGCCCGGTCACCACGTACGGTATCGACGCGGAGGCCGATTACCGGGCGACGGACCTGATCATGAACGCCTTCGGTACGCGTTTCACCCTCCACCACGCGGGGAGCAAGTACCCCGCGGCGATCCCTGTGCCCGGCCGGTTCTCGGTGGCCAATGCGCTGGCCGCGGTGGCGGCCTGCCACCTCCTGGGGCACGACCTGGCGGGTCTGGTTGCCGCACTCGACCGAATGCCCCCGGTCCCCGGGCGACTCGAACGCTTCGAGACCCCCCACGGCTCGTCCGTGATCGTGGATTACGCACACTCCCCCGACGCCCTGGAAAAGGCGCTCTCCGCCATCCGGGACTTCGCGCCGGGCCGGGTCATCACCGTGTTCGGCTGCGGGGGCGACCGGGACGCCACCAAACGCGCGCAGATGGGCGAGATCGCCGGGACCCACTCCGATCTGTGTGTCCTCACCTCGGACAACCCACGGAACGAGGACCCCGAGGCGATCATGGACCAGATCACGCCTGGGCTCGTGGCCACCGGCACCCCGTTCGAGAGGTTCGCAGACCGCCGCCGGGCCATCGCCTTCGCCTTGTCCGCCGCCGGTCCGGAAGACATCGTCCTGGTTGCGGGCAAGGGCAGTGAGCCGTACCAGATCGTCGGCGAACAGCTGATTCCGTTCAGCGACATGGCCACGGTGCGCGAACTCGCGGCCGCGCAGGCGTAA
- a CDS encoding response regulator transcription factor gives MTTRVLLADDQALLRGTFRMLFDAADDMETVGEASNGCEAVELAHAQHPDVLLMDIRMPEMDGLAATRLISESEDLAGVKVLILTTFEDDEYVAEALRAGASGFLGKGARPEELLDAVRTVAGGEALLCPSAARALITRFLTQPEACPAVMHERLACLTPRERDVLALVALGLSNDEIADRLFISPLTAKTHVNRAMTKLDARDRAQLVVIAYQCGLVSPAMEPSGPSTPV, from the coding sequence ATGACGACCCGCGTACTGCTGGCCGATGACCAGGCCCTGCTACGGGGCACCTTCAGGATGCTGTTCGACGCCGCGGACGACATGGAGACCGTGGGCGAGGCGTCCAACGGATGCGAGGCGGTGGAGCTGGCGCATGCCCAGCACCCCGATGTGCTCCTGATGGACATCCGCATGCCCGAGATGGACGGTCTCGCCGCGACGCGGCTGATCAGCGAATCGGAAGACCTCGCGGGGGTCAAGGTCCTCATCCTGACCACCTTCGAGGACGACGAGTACGTAGCCGAGGCGCTGCGTGCGGGTGCGAGTGGCTTTCTCGGCAAGGGCGCGCGGCCCGAGGAGCTTCTCGACGCCGTGCGCACGGTCGCCGGCGGGGAGGCGCTGCTGTGCCCGTCGGCCGCCCGAGCGCTGATCACACGATTTCTGACGCAGCCGGAAGCGTGCCCGGCAGTCATGCACGAGCGGCTGGCGTGCCTGACGCCACGGGAACGCGATGTCCTGGCACTCGTCGCACTGGGGTTGTCGAACGACGAGATCGCCGATCGCCTGTTCATCAGCCCGCTGACCGCCAAGACCCATGTCAACCGGGCCATGACCAAGCTGGACGCTCGTGACCGGGCCCAGCTCGTGGTCATCGCCTACCAGTGCGGTCTGGTGAGCCCGGCGATGGAGCCGAGCGGTCCGTCGACACCCGTGTAG
- a CDS encoding lamin tail domain-containing protein codes for MRIRHVISTVVAVGTLAVVVAAPAQAAEYSSALKIKGVQYDAPGTDSNKCSTGNSKDEYLTIKNYSSTATVNLKGYVVKDATGNRFTFSASHYLQPGDYVKLRGGHGTDSDAKNVVYRQNCNFIWNNDKDTIYLYKPSGSRADVHSYTKTGNDRDRNGYITYHG; via the coding sequence ATGCGCATACGCCATGTCATATCCACTGTTGTCGCCGTCGGGACCCTCGCGGTCGTCGTCGCAGCTCCGGCACAGGCAGCCGAGTATTCGTCGGCGCTGAAGATCAAGGGTGTCCAGTACGACGCGCCCGGCACGGACTCCAACAAGTGCTCCACCGGGAACAGCAAGGACGAGTACCTGACGATCAAGAACTACTCGTCGACGGCGACCGTCAATCTCAAGGGCTACGTAGTCAAGGACGCCACCGGCAATCGCTTCACCTTCTCGGCCAGCCACTATCTCCAGCCCGGCGACTACGTGAAGCTGCGGGGCGGCCACGGCACCGACTCCGACGCCAAGAACGTCGTCTACCGGCAGAACTGCAACTTCATCTGGAACAACGACAAGGACACCATCTACCTGTACAAGCCGTCGGGAAGCCGGGCGGACGTCCACTCCTACACCAAGACCGGCAACGACCGCGACCGCAACGGCTACATCACGTACCACGGCTGA
- a CDS encoding ferredoxin, with the protein MRIVVDLNKCQGYAQCAFLAPDVFAMHGEEALIYNPRADEDQHENVARAVAACPVQAILADAPDTPGERAAAPGEEESHGR; encoded by the coding sequence ATGAGGATTGTCGTCGATCTCAACAAATGTCAGGGATACGCGCAGTGCGCCTTCCTCGCGCCCGATGTCTTCGCCATGCACGGCGAAGAGGCGCTCATCTACAACCCACGGGCCGACGAGGACCAGCACGAGAACGTGGCGCGCGCCGTCGCGGCGTGCCCCGTCCAGGCCATTCTGGCCGACGCGCCGGACACACCGGGAGAGAGGGCTGCCGCGCCGGGCGAGGAGGAGTCCCATGGCCGCTGA
- a CDS encoding cytochrome P450: MTQAPLLRQITDYANRADPYPLYAELRRTPVFQEEDGGPFVISTYWDIQSLLHDPRISSDAANLTARGDGQLTEQEETALPPSFLRLDPPEHDRLRRMTNRPFGPPHSPRRVHDMRGELDGIVSDLIAGFGDTDRIDVVDQFSYPFPVTVICRLLGVPREDEARFHSWADTIAAGLDPVPGDDPTERNRVTHEARTQLGMYLAGLVEERRKAPGDDMLSELVTSHGPDGPMTTMEVLSTAALLLIAGHETTVNLITNGMLTLLRHPEALQRLRDDPLLAVNIVEELLRYEPPVQLVPQRTCIADIEVRGVTIPKGSSIWLVLAAGNRDPERFEDPERFDPDRKDIQHLGFGSGIHSCFGAPLARLEAQLALTELARRLDNPRLVEDPPPYRQNAVLRGPRHLNITFDGLRPR; the protein is encoded by the coding sequence ATGACGCAAGCCCCGCTCCTGCGCCAGATCACCGATTACGCCAACCGTGCCGACCCGTACCCGCTGTACGCGGAACTCCGCAGGACCCCGGTGTTCCAGGAGGAGGACGGTGGCCCGTTCGTCATCAGCACGTACTGGGACATCCAGAGCCTGCTCCACGATCCGCGGATCAGCTCCGACGCCGCCAACCTCACCGCGCGCGGCGACGGCCAGTTGACCGAGCAGGAGGAGACGGCTCTGCCGCCCAGCTTCCTGCGGCTCGACCCTCCGGAGCACGACCGGCTGCGTCGGATGACCAACCGTCCGTTCGGCCCGCCGCACAGCCCCAGACGGGTCCACGACATGCGCGGCGAGCTCGACGGGATCGTCTCGGACCTGATCGCCGGCTTCGGGGACACGGACCGGATCGATGTGGTCGACCAGTTCTCGTATCCCTTTCCCGTGACCGTGATCTGCCGGCTGCTCGGGGTGCCGCGGGAGGACGAGGCCCGCTTCCACTCGTGGGCGGACACCATCGCCGCCGGCCTGGACCCGGTTCCGGGCGACGACCCCACCGAGCGGAACCGCGTCACGCACGAGGCCAGGACGCAGCTGGGCATGTATCTGGCGGGGCTGGTCGAGGAGCGCCGCAAGGCACCCGGTGACGACATGCTCTCCGAGCTGGTGACCAGCCATGGACCGGACGGTCCGATGACGACGATGGAGGTGCTCAGCACCGCTGCCCTGCTGCTGATCGCCGGCCATGAGACGACGGTCAACCTGATCACCAACGGGATGCTCACCCTGCTGCGCCACCCGGAGGCACTGCAGAGGCTCCGGGACGACCCGCTCCTCGCCGTCAACATCGTGGAGGAACTGCTGCGTTACGAGCCGCCGGTGCAGCTGGTGCCGCAGCGCACGTGTATCGCGGACATCGAGGTCCGCGGGGTCACCATCCCGAAGGGCTCGTCGATCTGGCTCGTCCTGGCCGCCGGAAACCGGGACCCGGAGCGCTTCGAGGACCCCGAGCGGTTCGACCCGGACCGCAAGGACATCCAGCACCTCGGTTTCGGCAGCGGCATCCACAGTTGTTTCGGCGCACCGCTCGCCAGGCTGGAGGCGCAGCTCGCCCTGACCGAGCTGGCCCGCAGGCTCGACAATCCTCGCCTGGTGGAGGACCCGCCCCCCTACCGGCAGAACGCCGTCCTGCGCGGCCCCCGCCATCTGAACATCACGTTCGACGGCCTGCGCCCCCGGTAG
- a CDS encoding anti-sigma factor: MFTSPQECRTIRELLAGYALNSLAPEEAAQVCAHLTTCPACRDEYDCLAAVSAHLPLLREALAHDIKRRQQRYVPAPAESCHPSRQQLRRRRPTRAILGTPLTVTQLLSRMRASGEPGERAARNAPAPRATADGVEGRATPQSLRPVVTPWPSAG, encoded by the coding sequence ATGTTCACCTCGCCCCAGGAATGCCGCACGATCCGTGAACTGCTCGCCGGATACGCCCTCAACTCCCTCGCGCCCGAGGAAGCCGCTCAGGTCTGCGCCCACCTGACCACCTGCCCCGCCTGCCGGGACGAGTACGACTGCCTCGCAGCCGTGTCCGCACACCTGCCCCTGCTCCGTGAAGCTCTGGCCCACGACATCAAGCGCCGGCAGCAGAGGTACGTGCCCGCCCCGGCCGAGAGCTGCCACCCCTCACGTCAGCAGCTCCGTCGGCGTCGTCCGACCCGCGCGATCCTGGGCACGCCGCTCACCGTCACCCAGTTGCTGAGCAGGATGCGGGCGTCAGGTGAGCCGGGCGAGCGAGCGGCCAGAAATGCCCCGGCCCCCCGGGCAACGGCAGACGGGGTGGAGGGGCGGGCGACGCCTCAGTCCCTCCGCCCGGTGGTCACACCGTGGCCGTCCGCCGGCTGA
- a CDS encoding ABC transporter permease, which yields MTTILTRPLGATVRPGKVTPLRVLRSEWIKLRTVRSTSITLLTAVAAMVGLGMLVTHLRAGDLNTRDLAHFNGAEVSLSMYRPAQLAIGVLGVLMFTGEYSTGLIRATLTAVPRRLSMLAAKAAVFTGVVLVLMTAASFAAFFGGQAVLSSAHAHLSMRLSDPGVIRVVFGTALYLTVVGLLGVALGAIIRSSAGAIATLVGILLVLPGLGALLPADWAQHIDPYLPSNAGQAVLSIVPDPAMAPWTGLALFAGYTVALLGIAAWLLKRRDA from the coding sequence ATGACCACGATCCTCACGCGCCCGCTCGGCGCGACAGTGCGCCCCGGCAAGGTGACCCCGCTCCGGGTGCTCAGGTCCGAATGGATCAAGCTGCGCACCGTGCGCTCCACGTCGATCACCTTGCTGACCGCCGTGGCAGCGATGGTCGGGCTGGGCATGCTGGTCACCCACCTGCGGGCAGGCGACCTCAACACGCGGGACCTGGCGCACTTCAACGGAGCCGAGGTCAGCCTGAGCATGTACAGGCCCGCACAGTTGGCCATCGGTGTCCTCGGCGTCCTGATGTTCACGGGTGAGTACTCCACCGGATTGATCCGCGCCACCCTCACAGCCGTCCCCAGGCGGCTGTCCATGCTGGCGGCCAAGGCAGCCGTCTTCACCGGCGTCGTCCTCGTCCTGATGACCGCGGCCTCTTTCGCCGCCTTCTTCGGTGGCCAGGCCGTCCTGTCCTCCGCTCACGCTCACCTGTCCATGCGTCTCTCCGACCCCGGGGTCATCCGCGTGGTCTTCGGTACCGCCCTCTACCTCACCGTCGTCGGACTGCTCGGCGTCGCCCTGGGCGCCATCATCCGCAGCTCAGCGGGAGCCATTGCCACACTGGTGGGCATCCTGCTCGTCCTGCCCGGACTGGGAGCCCTGCTTCCGGCCGACTGGGCTCAGCACATCGACCCCTACCTGCCCAGCAACGCAGGACAGGCCGTGCTCTCAATCGTCCCCGATCCCGCGATGGCTCCCTGGACGGGCCTGGCACTCTTCGCCGGATACACCGTCGCCCTCCTGGGCATCGCCGCCTGGCTCCTCAAGCGACGCGACGCCTGA